A region of Pyxidicoccus parkwaysis DNA encodes the following proteins:
- a CDS encoding acyl-CoA thioesterase, with translation MSDAETTERYRYFLPITTRWMDNDVYGHINNVTYYSYFDTVANHYLIHEGGLDIHTASVIGLVVESKCAYRAPLAYPDKLRAGLRVDKLGNRSVTYGIAIFKEGETQAAAHGHFVHVFVDRETRKAVAMPERLREALARITVG, from the coding sequence GTGTCCGACGCCGAGACCACCGAGCGCTACCGTTACTTCCTGCCCATCACCACGCGGTGGATGGACAACGACGTGTACGGCCACATCAACAACGTCACGTACTACAGCTACTTCGACACGGTGGCGAACCACTACCTCATCCACGAGGGCGGCCTGGACATCCACACCGCGTCTGTCATTGGGCTGGTGGTGGAGTCGAAGTGCGCCTACCGCGCGCCGCTCGCGTATCCGGACAAGCTCCGCGCGGGCCTGCGCGTGGACAAGCTGGGCAACCGGTCCGTGACGTATGGCATTGCCATCTTCAAGGAAGGGGAGACGCAGGCGGCCGCTCACGGCCACTTCGTGCATGTGTTCGTGGACCGCGAGACGCGCAAGGCCGTGGCCATGCCGGAGCGGTTGCGTGAGGCGCTCGCGCGAATCACCGTGGGGTAG
- a CDS encoding hydroxyacid-oxoacid transhydrogenase encodes MGCCHYHPVGEGCDGAFTVDTSRVTFGRGCLAELGDRARALGMKRVALFSDARVARLPVFEKARQSLLAAGLDVVVFTEVHIEPTDESFLDAARFASETKPDGYVSLGGGSVIDTCKAANLYATYPADFLTYVNAPVGVGKPVPGPLKPHIACPTTSGTGSEVTGITIFDLLAMSAKTGIASHALRPTEALIDPDCTTSLPSEVVAASGLDVLSHALESYTARPYVRRPAPARPSLRPMSQGANPWSDLGCREALRLMGLYLERAVKDASDSEAREQTMWAATLAGIAFGNAGVHAPHGMAYAVAGLVRDFRPSGYPDEEPLVPHGMAVIVNAPSVFRFTAEVSPERHLEAAQGLGADTRGARPEDAGEVLAKEVIRIMRAVGMPNGLSGVGYTEADVAALAEGAFPQQRLLQNAPREMSKPVLTDLFRQAMRYW; translated from the coding sequence ATGGGCTGCTGCCACTACCACCCCGTGGGCGAGGGCTGCGACGGAGCCTTCACCGTCGACACCTCCCGAGTCACCTTCGGGCGTGGCTGTCTCGCGGAGCTGGGCGACAGGGCGCGGGCGCTCGGGATGAAGCGCGTGGCGCTGTTCTCCGACGCGCGCGTGGCGCGGCTGCCCGTCTTCGAGAAGGCGCGCCAGTCGTTGCTCGCGGCGGGACTGGACGTCGTCGTCTTCACCGAAGTGCACATCGAGCCCACCGACGAGTCCTTCCTGGACGCGGCACGCTTCGCGTCGGAGACGAAGCCGGATGGCTACGTGTCGCTCGGCGGTGGCTCGGTCATCGACACGTGCAAGGCGGCCAACCTCTACGCCACCTATCCGGCGGACTTCCTCACGTATGTGAATGCCCCCGTCGGTGTGGGGAAGCCGGTGCCCGGCCCGCTCAAGCCGCACATCGCGTGCCCTACCACGTCCGGCACGGGCAGCGAGGTGACAGGCATCACCATCTTCGACCTGCTGGCCATGTCCGCGAAGACGGGCATCGCCTCGCACGCGCTGCGCCCCACTGAGGCGCTCATCGACCCGGACTGCACCACGAGCCTGCCGAGCGAAGTCGTGGCCGCCAGCGGGCTGGACGTGCTGTCCCACGCGCTGGAGTCCTATACGGCGAGGCCCTACGTGCGACGCCCCGCCCCCGCGAGGCCGAGCCTGCGGCCCATGAGCCAGGGCGCGAATCCCTGGAGTGATTTGGGCTGCCGCGAGGCACTGCGCCTGATGGGCCTGTACCTGGAGCGCGCGGTGAAAGACGCCTCGGACAGTGAGGCCCGCGAGCAGACGATGTGGGCCGCGACGCTCGCCGGCATCGCCTTTGGCAACGCGGGTGTGCACGCGCCGCACGGCATGGCGTACGCGGTGGCCGGGCTGGTGCGCGACTTCCGTCCCTCGGGCTATCCCGATGAGGAGCCCCTGGTGCCCCATGGCATGGCCGTCATCGTGAATGCGCCCTCCGTGTTCCGCTTCACCGCGGAGGTGAGCCCGGAGCGTCACCTGGAGGCCGCGCAGGGACTGGGCGCGGACACGCGGGGCGCCCGGCCGGAGGACGCAGGCGAGGTGCTCGCCAAGGAAGTCATCCGCATCATGCGCGCGGTGGGCATGCCCAATGGGCTGAGCGGGGTGGGGTACACGGAAGCCGACGTCGCGGCCCTCGCGGAAGGGGCCTTCCCCCAGCAGCGCCTGTTACAGAACGCGCCGCGCGAGATGAGCAAGCCGGTGCTCACGGACCTGTTCCGGCAGGCCATGCGCTACTGGTAG
- a CDS encoding proprotein convertase P-domain-containing protein: MTSRLFRSFAVSLGLPVALSCGAAPSGGEPTAALVTTQSQALLADSTPSATGVLSFLNDWSTTVSVLDNDVPLNAQAAQAIIAWRAGPDGIEHTADDRRFVSIAQVDAVPYVGPAALADLEWYAKGTGRVTGLALDELVGNFDGHDFTVAEARRTLKAANTVSGPDLQNVYGISALAVQDILAARPLYNMVKLSRLANVDFTVLQKFKAMTALAPVGDPCTGPGTCEAGLVCEGRPGDGSSNYGRCIASAPIVGDGDTCSVFAPCQAGLACHGVPSGAPEGWCRPAWMSGEFKKYAEVALPAATAPVESTQAVVGLATVPEDIIVEVDLVHSASHRLVLTLVDPSGDSALLWDGPNEGTPPSRISVTRGISRDASVNGYWLLRVTNPSGVGSGTLRSWKLKLTSRYD; the protein is encoded by the coding sequence ATGACATCTCGACTCTTCCGTTCCTTCGCAGTGTCCCTTGGACTTCCCGTCGCGCTGAGCTGTGGTGCCGCGCCCTCTGGTGGTGAGCCCACGGCGGCTTTGGTGACGACTCAGTCACAGGCCCTCCTGGCCGACAGCACGCCCTCCGCCACGGGAGTGCTGTCGTTCCTGAATGACTGGTCCACCACGGTCAGCGTGCTCGACAACGACGTGCCGCTGAACGCGCAAGCCGCGCAGGCCATCATCGCGTGGCGCGCGGGGCCGGACGGAATCGAGCACACGGCGGATGACCGGCGCTTCGTGTCGATTGCCCAGGTGGACGCGGTGCCGTACGTGGGGCCGGCCGCGCTGGCGGACCTGGAGTGGTACGCCAAGGGCACCGGCCGCGTGACGGGGCTGGCGCTGGACGAGCTGGTGGGCAACTTCGACGGGCATGACTTCACCGTGGCCGAGGCGCGGCGCACGCTGAAGGCGGCCAACACGGTGAGCGGGCCGGATTTGCAGAACGTGTACGGCATCTCCGCGCTCGCGGTGCAGGACATCCTGGCCGCGCGGCCGCTGTACAACATGGTGAAGCTGTCCCGGCTGGCGAATGTGGACTTCACGGTGCTCCAGAAGTTCAAGGCGATGACGGCGCTGGCGCCCGTGGGAGACCCGTGCACGGGCCCGGGGACGTGCGAGGCCGGGCTGGTGTGCGAGGGCCGGCCGGGAGATGGCTCCAGCAACTACGGCCGCTGCATCGCCTCCGCGCCGATTGTGGGTGATGGCGACACGTGCTCCGTCTTCGCGCCGTGCCAGGCGGGGCTCGCGTGCCATGGCGTGCCGTCCGGTGCACCGGAGGGCTGGTGCCGGCCCGCGTGGATGTCGGGCGAGTTCAAGAAGTACGCGGAGGTGGCGCTGCCGGCCGCCACCGCGCCGGTGGAGTCCACGCAGGCGGTGGTGGGACTGGCCACGGTGCCCGAGGACATCATCGTGGAGGTGGACCTGGTGCACAGCGCGTCGCACCGGCTGGTGCTGACGCTGGTGGACCCGAGTGGCGACTCCGCGCTGCTGTGGGACGGGCCGAACGAGGGGACGCCGCCGTCGCGCATCTCCGTGACGCGGGGCATCTCTCGGGACGCCTCCGTCAACGGGTACTGGCTGCTGCGAGTCACCAATCCGTCGGGCGTGGGCAGCGGCACGCTGCGCTCGTGGAAGCTGAAGCTCACCAGCCGCTACGACTGA
- a CDS encoding SRPBCC family protein gives MRRPSFVYVLYIATTPEKLWSALTDGKLTREYWGGRQVESDWKQGSPVLWRKLNGQHDAGRARVVESTPPQTLVLDWTSDPGNGAPVPPATRVTFTIQPAGPKNVKLTVVHDENEPGSAVEESARQGWAAILSSLKTYLETGEALDISKRFAAEGN, from the coding sequence ATGCGTAGGCCCAGCTTTGTGTATGTGCTGTACATCGCCACGACGCCGGAGAAGCTCTGGAGCGCGCTCACCGACGGCAAGCTCACCCGCGAATATTGGGGCGGGCGGCAGGTGGAGTCGGACTGGAAGCAGGGCTCGCCGGTGCTGTGGCGCAAGCTGAATGGACAGCACGACGCGGGGCGGGCTCGGGTGGTGGAGTCCACGCCGCCGCAGACGCTGGTGCTGGACTGGACGTCGGACCCGGGCAATGGCGCGCCGGTGCCGCCGGCCACCCGCGTGACATTCACCATCCAGCCCGCGGGTCCCAAGAATGTGAAGCTCACCGTCGTGCATGATGAGAATGAGCCGGGGAGCGCCGTGGAGGAGTCCGCGCGTCAGGGCTGGGCCGCCATCCTCTCGAGTCTCAAGACGTACCTGGAGACGGGCGAGGCGCTGGACATCTCCAAGCGCTTCGCCGCGGAAGGGAACTGA
- a CDS encoding ArsR/SmtB family transcription factor: MSPDLDIVFKALADPSRRRLLDVLFERNGQTLGELCGHLEMTRQAVTKHLVLLEEAQLVAVVWRGREKLHYLNPVPIHAIAERWIGKFERQRLAALADLKKALEEDDDA, translated from the coding sequence ATGAGCCCTGACCTGGACATCGTCTTCAAGGCGCTGGCGGACCCGAGCCGACGGCGGTTGCTCGACGTGTTGTTCGAGCGCAACGGGCAGACGCTCGGGGAGCTGTGCGGGCACCTGGAGATGACGCGGCAGGCGGTGACGAAGCACCTGGTGCTGCTGGAGGAGGCGCAGCTCGTCGCCGTCGTCTGGCGGGGGCGCGAGAAGCTGCACTACCTGAACCCGGTGCCCATCCACGCCATTGCCGAGCGGTGGATTGGCAAGTTCGAGCGCCAGCGGCTCGCCGCGCTCGCGGATTTGAAGAAGGCCCTGGAGGAGGATGACGATGCGTAG
- a CDS encoding PAS domain S-box protein: MHVGDGEWARPFSPLTLEETSHRNRSMARLRDMPEDPAGIEADFRKQERVLESVFSSISEGVVVADERGYFQLFNPMAEGILGRGMPAEPLPYWPEIFGFYLPDMKTLYPAEQLPLARAIRGEAVNQTEIYMRSAARPAGAWLLVSARPVRDGTGMIRGGVSVLNDVTRFKRAIDRLRQGEEQYRSLYSSTPVMMHSIDRQGRLISVSDYWLSTLGYRREEVIGRASVDFMTQESRRYARDVVLPEYFKTGACKDVPYRMVKKDGEPVDVLLSAIAEKDAEGHVTRSLAVLIDVTERRRAETALLESEQRLRAILDNAPTVFFLLDPSERYMFVNRQWERLFHRTRQEMLGKSSHDVFPKEVADQLHNANQAVLQTGASLVQEELIPQDDGMHTFLTQKFPLIDSSGNLYAVCGISNDITERKRAEVAQRFLAEASRELVTSLDVSATLQRVAELAVPTLAELCVVFMPGEDAALRPVAVADGTPEVARQMREFLERHPPPPCAPRGPSWVMSTGRSEAARESRGMLAPEALAAPRWEALRPFQERPSISVPLRARGRILGVLSLVSAQYGLADAPVEVSLVEELGRRAAFAIENAQLYTKAQESIRTRDEFLSIASHELKTPLTSMKLRAQQMERTLARPHDGPRLAVQVSGMLEVFDEQLKRLTHLVEHLLDVSRIDDSRLELRLEELDLAELARGVVAHLGEQLQRIGSQLTLVADAPVVGLWDRLRLEQVLLNLLTNAMKYGAGRPIRVEVTREAERARLLVSDQGVGIPRESQARIFERFERAASRNYGGLGLGLFITRQLVEAHGGRIRVESEPERGATFIVELPSQPRA, from the coding sequence GTGCACGTCGGGGATGGCGAATGGGCCCGGCCGTTCTCACCGTTGACGCTGGAGGAGACGTCCCACCGCAACCGCTCCATGGCCCGCCTGCGTGACATGCCCGAGGACCCGGCAGGCATCGAAGCGGACTTCCGGAAGCAGGAGCGGGTCCTCGAGTCCGTCTTCTCCAGCATCAGCGAGGGCGTGGTGGTGGCGGACGAGCGCGGCTACTTCCAGCTCTTCAACCCGATGGCGGAGGGCATCCTGGGCAGGGGGATGCCGGCCGAGCCCCTCCCCTACTGGCCGGAAATCTTCGGCTTCTACCTCCCGGACATGAAGACGCTGTACCCGGCGGAGCAGCTTCCGCTGGCCCGCGCCATCCGGGGCGAGGCCGTCAACCAGACTGAAATCTACATGCGCAGCGCGGCCAGGCCCGCGGGAGCCTGGCTGCTCGTCAGCGCCCGGCCCGTGCGGGACGGAACCGGAATGATTCGCGGCGGCGTCTCCGTCCTCAATGACGTCACCCGCTTCAAGCGCGCCATCGACCGGCTGCGCCAGGGCGAGGAGCAGTACCGCTCCCTCTACAGCAGCACGCCGGTGATGATGCACTCCATCGACCGGCAGGGGCGGCTCATCAGCGTCAGCGACTACTGGCTGAGCACGCTCGGCTACCGGCGCGAGGAGGTGATTGGCCGCGCCTCGGTGGACTTCATGACGCAGGAGTCCCGCCGGTACGCCCGGGACGTCGTCCTGCCCGAGTACTTCAAGACGGGCGCGTGCAAGGACGTCCCGTACCGGATGGTGAAGAAGGACGGCGAGCCCGTGGACGTCCTGCTGTCCGCCATCGCGGAGAAGGACGCCGAAGGGCATGTCACCCGCTCCCTCGCGGTGCTCATCGACGTGACGGAGCGCAGACGGGCCGAGACTGCGCTGCTGGAGAGTGAGCAGCGGCTGCGCGCCATTCTCGACAACGCGCCCACCGTCTTCTTCCTCCTGGACCCGAGCGAGCGCTACATGTTCGTGAACCGCCAGTGGGAGCGCCTCTTCCACCGCACGCGGCAGGAGATGCTCGGGAAGAGCTCGCATGACGTCTTCCCGAAAGAGGTGGCCGACCAGCTCCACAACGCGAACCAGGCCGTCCTGCAGACAGGGGCGTCGCTGGTTCAGGAGGAGCTCATCCCCCAGGACGACGGGATGCACACGTTCCTCACGCAGAAGTTTCCCCTCATCGACTCCTCGGGCAACCTGTACGCCGTCTGCGGCATCTCCAACGACATCACCGAGCGCAAGCGCGCGGAGGTGGCGCAGCGCTTCCTCGCCGAGGCCAGCCGCGAGCTGGTGACGTCGCTCGACGTGTCCGCCACGCTCCAGCGCGTCGCCGAGCTGGCCGTGCCCACGCTCGCGGAGCTCTGCGTCGTCTTCATGCCGGGCGAGGACGCGGCGCTGCGGCCCGTGGCCGTCGCCGACGGGACGCCCGAGGTCGCCCGCCAGATGCGGGAGTTCCTCGAGCGCCACCCACCGCCGCCGTGCGCCCCCCGGGGCCCCTCGTGGGTGATGTCCACCGGACGCTCGGAGGCGGCGCGGGAGTCCAGGGGGATGCTCGCGCCCGAGGCCCTGGCGGCGCCCCGGTGGGAGGCGCTGCGTCCATTCCAGGAGCGGCCGTCCATCAGCGTGCCGCTGCGCGCGCGGGGCCGCATCCTCGGCGTGCTGTCGCTGGTCTCCGCGCAGTACGGCCTCGCGGATGCTCCGGTGGAGGTGTCGCTGGTGGAGGAGCTGGGCCGCCGCGCGGCGTTCGCCATCGAGAACGCGCAGCTCTACACCAAGGCCCAGGAGTCCATCCGCACGCGAGACGAGTTCCTCTCCATCGCCTCGCACGAGTTGAAGACGCCGCTGACCTCCATGAAGCTGCGGGCCCAGCAGATGGAGCGCACGCTGGCGCGGCCGCATGACGGCCCGAGGCTCGCCGTGCAGGTGTCGGGCATGCTGGAGGTCTTCGACGAGCAGCTCAAGCGGCTGACGCACCTGGTGGAGCACCTGCTCGACGTGTCCCGCATCGACGACAGCCGGCTCGAGCTGCGGCTGGAGGAGCTGGACCTGGCGGAGCTGGCCCGGGGCGTCGTGGCCCACCTGGGCGAGCAGCTCCAGCGCATCGGCTCGCAGCTCACCCTGGTGGCCGACGCGCCGGTGGTGGGGCTGTGGGACCGGCTCCGGCTGGAGCAGGTGCTGCTGAACCTGCTGACGAACGCGATGAAGTACGGCGCGGGCCGGCCCATCCGCGTGGAGGTGACGCGGGAGGCAGAGCGCGCGAGGCTGCTCGTCTCGGACCAGGGCGTGGGCATTCCACGCGAGTCGCAGGCGCGCATCTTCGAGCGCTTCGAGCGCGCCGCCTCGCGCAACTACGGCGGGCTCGGACTGGGGCTCTTCATCACCCGGCAGCTCGTGGAGGCCCACGGCGGGAGGATTCGCGTGGAGAGCGAGCCGGAGCGCGGCGCCACGTTCATCGTCGAGCTGCCCTCGCAGCCTCGCGCCTGA
- a CDS encoding ceramidase, translating into MSSPTVGFWGPSTSTVDWCETNYQHLFHVGELFNTASSLVLVLVGILGLALHRRVLERRFLLAFALLSVVGIGSTAFHATLLREFQMLDELPMLYLAIVIVYILLENRPQRRFGTWLPLLLLGHAVLVTYLTAFTRGTAQFFLFQVSFASLEFYALGRTYVLQRRSPDVKVKRLFRLGIAAYALAIVLWLSDIQFCPTLNETLPANGVPNPQFHAWWHVLVSCGFYALLLVIAHDRLGILERQPRLGAVAGGIPRVLGNIPTPGVKADPYSDATSIPSG; encoded by the coding sequence ATGTCGTCACCCACGGTGGGCTTCTGGGGTCCGAGCACCTCGACGGTGGACTGGTGCGAGACGAACTACCAGCACCTCTTCCACGTCGGCGAGCTGTTCAACACCGCCTCCAGCCTCGTGCTGGTGCTGGTGGGCATCCTCGGCCTCGCCCTCCACCGCCGCGTGCTGGAGCGCCGCTTCCTGCTCGCCTTCGCGTTGCTCTCCGTCGTGGGCATCGGCAGCACCGCCTTCCACGCGACGCTGCTGCGCGAGTTCCAGATGCTCGACGAGTTGCCGATGCTCTATCTCGCCATCGTCATCGTCTACATCCTGCTGGAGAATCGGCCCCAGCGGCGCTTCGGCACGTGGCTCCCATTGCTGCTCCTGGGCCACGCGGTGCTGGTGACGTACCTCACGGCCTTCACACGCGGTACGGCGCAGTTCTTCCTCTTCCAGGTGAGCTTCGCGTCGCTGGAGTTCTACGCACTCGGCCGCACGTACGTGCTCCAGCGCCGCAGCCCGGACGTGAAGGTGAAGCGCCTGTTCCGGCTCGGCATCGCCGCGTATGCCCTGGCAATCGTCCTGTGGCTGAGCGACATCCAGTTCTGCCCCACCCTCAACGAGACGCTCCCCGCGAACGGCGTTCCCAATCCGCAGTTCCACGCGTGGTGGCACGTGCTCGTCTCGTGTGGCTTCTACGCGCTGCTGCTCGTCATCGCCCACGACAGGCTGGGCATCCTCGAGCGGCAGCCCCGACTGGGCGCCGTGGCAGGGGGCATTCCGCGCGTCCTGGGCAACATCCCCACACCGGGAGTCAAGGCAGACCCATACAGTGACGCCACATCAATACCGTCTGGTTGA